A single Paenibacillus sp. FSL R5-0517 DNA region contains:
- a CDS encoding PTS glucose transporter subunit IIA, with the protein MFKNLFGKKEEVPTTIELKAYATGQLVGIEEVPDPVFSEKMMGEGVAIIPSEGKIYAPIEGEVVRVFPRKHAVVIRAHNGAEILIHIGLETVSMKGEGFTTHVTEGKKVKAGDLLVTVDLNLVKEKAKDIITPLVITNADIIERVEKPISTGKVSANEQIILTVTAK; encoded by the coding sequence ATGTTTAAAAACTTGTTTGGAAAAAAAGAAGAAGTGCCCACAACGATTGAATTAAAGGCATATGCAACAGGGCAATTGGTGGGTATTGAAGAAGTGCCAGATCCGGTTTTTTCAGAAAAGATGATGGGAGAAGGCGTCGCCATTATTCCTTCAGAAGGGAAAATATACGCACCCATTGAGGGTGAAGTGGTTCGTGTATTCCCGAGAAAACATGCAGTTGTCATAAGAGCGCACAATGGCGCAGAAATTCTAATTCATATTGGCCTTGAAACGGTATCCATGAAGGGTGAAGGATTTACCACACATGTTACCGAGGGAAAAAAAGTCAAAGCAGGGGATTTGCTTGTAACCGTTGATTTAAATTTGGTGAAAGAGAAAGCAAAAGATATTATTACACCGCTTGTTATCACCAACGCTGATATAATCGAACGTGTAGAAAAGCCAATTTCTACTGGAAAAGTGAGTGCTAACGAGCAAATTATTTTAACGGTAACTGCAAAGTAG
- a CDS encoding cysteine hydrolase: MSQYTRPDWSRSALITIDLQKDNSLAGSVAEVQGTAELLPTIELITNAFRAASRPIIHVIRLYKTDGSNVDLCRREVVENGFQFVVPDTEGSNLVNAVRPANSPDLDGDELLSGKFQQLGEQDWAMYKPRWGAFYQTHLEKFLIEKKIDTLVFTGCNFPNCPRTSIYEASERDFKVVMADDAISGLYEKGVAEMNNIGVSVVSSSEIIRNLELISE, from the coding sequence ATGTCACAATATACTAGACCTGATTGGAGCCGTAGCGCTTTAATCACTATTGATTTGCAAAAAGATAACTCTCTTGCCGGATCAGTTGCAGAAGTTCAAGGTACCGCTGAACTTTTACCAACGATAGAATTGATAACGAATGCTTTCCGAGCTGCTAGTCGGCCTATTATTCATGTTATTCGACTTTATAAAACAGATGGATCAAATGTCGATCTTTGTCGCAGAGAAGTCGTAGAGAATGGTTTCCAATTTGTAGTGCCTGATACGGAAGGCTCCAATTTGGTTAACGCCGTAAGACCAGCAAACAGCCCCGATCTTGATGGAGATGAACTTCTTAGCGGGAAGTTCCAGCAATTAGGAGAACAGGATTGGGCCATGTATAAACCCAGATGGGGAGCATTTTACCAAACTCATTTAGAAAAATTTCTAATTGAAAAAAAGATTGATACATTAGTTTTTACGGGCTGCAACTTTCCCAATTGTCCACGAACAAGTATTTACGAAGCTAGCGAAAGGGATTTCAAGGTGGTCATGGCCGATGATGCTATATCTGGACTATATGAGAAAGGCGTAGCAGAGATGAACAATATTGGTGTTTCAGTCGTATCCTCCTCTGAAATTATACGGAATTTAGAACTTATCTCCGAGTAG
- a CDS encoding helix-turn-helix domain-containing protein, whose translation MDMISEKLCSTYNILTKRWSIHILYVLLNNPKKFKEIYQEIGGISEMMLARRLVDLQKEHLITKNLNSNKVYPKYVLTEKGRALSSFIPTLIQWGCTDFPLTGDSYSINKEERGDGTAFS comes from the coding sequence ATGGACATGATCAGCGAAAAACTCTGTTCAACCTATAACATTCTCACTAAACGGTGGAGTATTCATATACTTTACGTGCTCTTGAATAATCCTAAAAAATTCAAAGAGATTTACCAAGAGATCGGTGGAATTTCGGAAATGATGTTGGCCAGAAGGTTAGTTGATCTTCAAAAAGAACATTTAATTACAAAAAACCTGAACTCCAATAAAGTTTATCCTAAGTATGTCCTAACTGAAAAAGGGCGAGCGCTATCTTCATTCATACCTACTCTAATTCAATGGGGCTGTACTGACTTCCCCTTAACAGGAGATAGTTACTCAATAAATAAGGAGGAGAGAGGAGATGGAACGGCTTTCTCATAA
- a CDS encoding response regulator transcription factor: MERLSHKILIVDDEQRIRNLLRLYLEREGVDVEEASTGEDGLDKALSGYYDLLILDVMLPGMDGLFLTSKIRQYKTTPILMITAKASEKDIIEGFEAGADDYVIKPFSPREVVQRIKRLIQRSQGMNEDNINFQRRLKLRNFVIEENHLLTSNGREVYLTTKEYELLFYLATSPDKLFTRENILQHVWDYDYSVDYRTVDTHIMRIREKLDMISPNSSSMIRTVWGLGYKFELN; the protein is encoded by the coding sequence ATGGAACGGCTTTCTCATAAAATTTTGATTGTTGACGATGAGCAGCGAATTCGAAATCTTCTGCGCCTTTACTTAGAACGAGAAGGGGTTGATGTAGAGGAAGCTAGTACAGGAGAAGACGGGCTAGACAAGGCACTCAGCGGTTACTACGACCTTCTTATCTTAGATGTCATGTTACCAGGTATGGATGGCCTCTTCTTAACATCAAAAATTCGTCAATACAAAACAACGCCTATACTTATGATAACGGCAAAAGCGAGTGAAAAAGATATCATTGAAGGGTTTGAAGCAGGAGCAGATGATTATGTAATCAAACCTTTTAGCCCCCGTGAAGTGGTACAACGAATAAAAAGGTTAATTCAAAGAAGTCAGGGGATGAACGAAGACAATATTAATTTTCAGAGAAGATTGAAACTGCGTAATTTTGTTATTGAAGAGAATCACTTATTGACTTCAAATGGAAGAGAAGTATATCTTACAACAAAGGAATATGAATTGTTATTTTATTTGGCAACCTCTCCAGATAAATTGTTTACAAGAGAAAACATTCTACAACATGTATGGGATTATGATTATAGTGTTGATTATCGAACTGTAGACACTCATATTATGCGAATCCGTGAAAAGCTGGATATGATCTCACCCAATTCATCCTCTATGATTAGAACTGTATGGGGATTAGGATATAAATTTGAGCTCAATTAA
- a CDS encoding PTS transporter subunit EIIC, with protein MVSNKTLVQDILDAAGGTSNIRSITHCATRLRLTVNDPAKTKDEQSIKKINGVLGMVMRNDEYQIIIGPGVEAVYLDFLKLGEFKKSEVDEDSQSAPEKTKKGLRSLLLKAIDFISGSFVPVLPIIVAGGLISAILVVCTTFFGMSTESGTYVVLNAIYKAAFTFLPIYVGYNTAKKLNVTPMLGALLGGVFVTGSISGVKGLDFLGIPITAVDYGSSVLPVVFGVLFMSAIYHPLEKRIPKSIKFFVVPTITMIITVPVALIAIGPLATWLGSYIAIGLAWLHTNLGWFSVGVMGALAPILIFSGTGTALYPAIFLSFTENGYEGFVMTGLLAGNLAVAGAAIATSMLLKNKESKSVAMSTGITASFGITEPAIFGVLTKFKRPFIGAIIGGAIAGLFAGLMRVVEYSFSSPGIASVIAFINPDGTLFNFFMAIITIVIAFVCGFVATRILGVEEDTLIEN; from the coding sequence ATGGTTTCAAATAAAACGCTTGTACAGGATATTCTTGATGCTGCCGGGGGGACATCTAATATCCGAAGCATAACACATTGTGCGACAAGACTACGTCTGACAGTCAATGATCCAGCAAAAACAAAAGATGAACAATCAATCAAAAAAATCAACGGTGTTCTTGGCATGGTCATGCGAAATGATGAATATCAGATCATTATTGGCCCAGGAGTTGAAGCTGTGTATCTAGACTTTTTGAAGTTGGGAGAGTTCAAAAAGTCTGAAGTTGATGAAGATTCGCAGAGTGCACCGGAAAAGACAAAAAAGGGTCTTCGATCCCTCTTATTGAAAGCGATTGATTTCATCTCTGGTTCGTTTGTACCTGTGTTACCCATTATAGTGGCCGGTGGTTTAATCAGTGCCATTCTTGTTGTATGTACTACCTTTTTTGGAATGAGCACCGAATCAGGGACATATGTCGTACTCAATGCGATTTACAAAGCAGCATTTACTTTTTTACCTATATACGTGGGGTATAATACGGCTAAAAAATTGAATGTTACACCTATGTTGGGGGCGCTTTTAGGCGGTGTGTTTGTTACCGGCAGTATTAGTGGAGTTAAAGGACTTGATTTCTTAGGAATCCCTATTACAGCAGTAGACTATGGAAGTTCAGTTCTGCCAGTTGTGTTCGGTGTGCTCTTTATGTCTGCAATATATCATCCGCTCGAAAAACGGATTCCTAAGTCGATCAAATTCTTTGTAGTACCAACCATTACGATGATAATTACCGTTCCAGTCGCTTTAATTGCAATTGGTCCATTGGCAACTTGGCTTGGTAGCTACATTGCAATCGGTCTGGCTTGGCTTCATACGAACCTTGGTTGGTTCTCTGTTGGGGTTATGGGTGCCCTTGCACCAATATTGATCTTTAGCGGCACGGGTACTGCGTTATATCCTGCGATCTTTCTTTCATTCACAGAGAATGGATATGAAGGTTTTGTAATGACGGGCCTGTTGGCAGGGAATCTTGCGGTTGCAGGGGCTGCCATTGCAACAAGCATGCTGTTAAAGAACAAGGAATCCAAATCTGTGGCCATGTCTACAGGCATCACTGCTTCTTTCGGTATTACAGAGCCCGCGATTTTCGGAGTATTAACTAAATTTAAACGTCCATTTATAGGGGCGATCATTGGTGGAGCTATTGCTGGATTGTTTGCAGGATTAATGCGGGTCGTAGAGTATAGCTTTTCATCACCCGGTATTGCTAGTGTTATCGCCTTTATTAATCCCGATGGAACGCTTTTTAATTTCTTCATGGCCATTATAACGATCGTAATTGCATTTGTTTGTGGCTTTGTTGCTACTCGTATACTGGGTGTGGAAGAAGACACGTTAATTGAAAATTAG
- a CDS encoding glycoside hydrolase family 1 protein, whose amino-acid sequence MTTIFPKGFLFGGATAANQLEGAFDQGNKGLSSSDMVRYIPLDKANKETSFTFDVNQEQIDEILNDPDKFNLPKRRGVDFYHHYKEDIALFAEMGFNVFRMSISWPRIFPTGEETEPNEEGLQFYDDVFDELAKYNITPLVTISHYDYPLHLVQKYNGFESREMIDLFVKYAKTLFSRYHNKVKYWLTFNEINMVMDSPYTCSGAIPENSKRNEMDFRFQCTHNQFVASALAVQAAHEIDPSLKVGCMVCRLEYYPETCEPANQWRALQEGQLNNFFGDVHVFGEYPFYMERYFKENNVHIEMQPGDLEILKNGRVDFVSFSYYMSYIARANSGDLGHLNSKIKNPYLSSTKSGWQIDPLGFRIALNNLYDRYELPLIIAENGFSDVEILDDNNEIQDEGRIQFLKEHLEQLQEAILDGVDVFGYCWWGPIDIISSSSSEMTKRYGFIYVDQDNEGNGSLKRYRKKSFYWYKQFIAEHSSK is encoded by the coding sequence ATGACTACTATTTTTCCAAAAGGATTCTTGTTTGGAGGAGCAACAGCAGCAAATCAGCTTGAAGGAGCTTTTGATCAAGGAAATAAAGGTCTCTCCAGCTCGGATATGGTTCGTTACATTCCACTGGATAAGGCTAATAAAGAGACCTCTTTTACCTTTGATGTAAACCAAGAACAAATTGACGAAATACTCAATGATCCTGACAAATTTAACCTTCCTAAACGTAGAGGTGTCGATTTCTACCATCACTACAAAGAGGACATTGCTCTTTTTGCCGAGATGGGCTTCAATGTATTCCGTATGTCGATTTCTTGGCCTCGGATCTTCCCAACAGGTGAAGAGACCGAACCTAATGAAGAGGGCTTGCAATTCTATGATGATGTGTTCGATGAGTTGGCTAAATATAATATCACTCCGTTAGTCACGATCTCGCACTATGATTATCCGCTGCATCTCGTTCAGAAATACAATGGATTTGAAAGTCGGGAAATGATTGATCTATTTGTGAAGTATGCAAAAACGTTATTTTCTCGTTATCACAATAAAGTGAAATACTGGCTCACATTTAATGAAATTAACATGGTGATGGACAGTCCTTATACTTGCAGTGGAGCTATCCCTGAAAACTCAAAACGAAATGAAATGGATTTTAGGTTCCAGTGTACGCACAATCAATTCGTTGCATCTGCCTTGGCTGTTCAGGCAGCACACGAAATTGATCCAAGCCTCAAGGTTGGCTGCATGGTTTGCCGCTTGGAATACTACCCAGAAACATGTGAACCAGCTAACCAATGGCGCGCTTTGCAAGAAGGGCAGTTGAACAATTTCTTTGGTGATGTGCATGTATTTGGTGAATATCCATTTTACATGGAGCGTTATTTTAAAGAAAATAATGTTCATATTGAGATGCAGCCTGGTGATCTTGAGATTCTGAAAAATGGACGTGTGGATTTTGTATCTTTTAGCTACTACATGTCTTATATCGCTCGTGCCAACTCAGGTGATCTGGGTCATTTGAACAGTAAAATTAAGAATCCTTATCTGAGCTCAACCAAGAGCGGCTGGCAAATCGATCCGCTGGGATTCAGAATTGCTTTAAATAATTTGTACGATCGATACGAACTTCCGTTAATCATTGCAGAGAACGGCTTCTCAGATGTAGAGATCCTTGATGACAACAACGAGATTCAAGATGAAGGAAGAATTCAGTTTTTGAAGGAACACTTGGAACAATTACAAGAAGCTATCCTCGATGGGGTAGACGTATTCGGTTATTGCTGGTGGGGACCAATCGACATTATTTCTTCAAGCTCATCTGAGATGACTAAACGATATGGATTTATTTATGTGGATCAAGATAATGAAGGAAACGGCAGTTTAAAACGGTATAGAAAGAAAAGCTTCTATTGGTATAAACAATTTATCGCTGAACACTCCAGTAAATAG